The Streptomyces sp. NBC_00102 genome segment CTGGCCCGCGTACCTCCGCGGCGTCCTCGCCTTCTCCGCGGTGAGCCTGCTCTTCCTCTACCTGCTCCAGCGGGTGCAGGGCAGCCTGCCCGGCTCCCTCGGCTTCGTCTCGATCGACCCGGACCAGGCGTTCAACACCGCCGCGTCCTTCGTCGCCAACACCAACTGGCAGTCGTACTACGGCGAGCAGGCCATGGGCCACGTCGTGCAGACCGGCGGCCTCGCGGTGCAGAACTTCGTCTCCGCCGCCGTCGGCATGGCCGTCGCGGTGGCGCTCGTCCGGGGCTTCGCCCGGTCCCGCACCGGTGAACTCGGCAACTTCTGGTCCGACCTGGTGCGCGGCACCGTCCGCATCCTGCTGCCCATCTCGGTGCTCGGCGCCCTGGTGCTGGTCGCCTGCGGCGCCATCCAGAACTTCTCCGGCATCCACGAAGTCGGCCAGTTCATGGGCGGCTCGCAGCAGTGGAACGGCGGCGCGGTCGCCTCGCAGGAGGTCATCAAGGAGCTGGGCACGAACGGCGGCGGTTACTTCAACGCCAACTCCGCCCACCCCTTCGAGAACCCCAACGGCTTCACCAACCTCTTCGAAGCCTTCCTGATCCTCGTCATCCCCTTCGCGCTGACCCGCACCTTCGGCCGCATGGTCGGCTCGCTCAAGCAGGGGTACGCGATCCTCGGCACGATGGCCGCCATCTGGATCGGCTTCATCGCGCTGATGATGTGGACCGAGTTCGCCCACCACGGCCCCGCGTTCGACATCGCGGGCGGAGCGATGGAGGGCAAGGAGAACCGGTTCGGCGTCGCCGGATCCTCGATCTTCGCCGTCACCACGACGCTCACCTCCACCGGTGCGGTCGACTCGTTCCACTCCTCGTTCACCGGCTTCGGCGGCGGCATCACCATGCTGGGCATGCAGCTCGGCGAGATCGCCCCCGGTGGGGTCGGCTCCGGCCTCTACGGCATGCTGATCATGGCGATCATCGCGGTCTTCCTGGCCGGCCTGATGGTCGGGCGCACCCCGGAGTACCTCGGCAAGAAGATCGGCACCCGCGAGATCAAGCTCGCGGCCTGCTACATCCTCATCACCCCCGCCCTGGCGCTCGGCTTCACCGCCGCGGCGATGGCACTGCCCACCCCGGGCAACTCCATGACCAACAGCGGCGCGCACGGTTTCTCCGAGATCCTGTACGCCTACACCTCCGGTGCCAACAACAATGGTTCCGCCTTCGCCGGCCTCAACGCCGACACCCAGTGGTTCAACACCACCATCGGGCTCGCGATGCTTCTCGGCCGGTTCGTCCCGATGG includes the following:
- the kdpA gene encoding potassium-transporting ATPase subunit KdpA, which translates into the protein MSPLLAGVLQVLALIVALGLAYRPLGDHMARVYSSDKHLRVEKWMYRAIGADPGTQMRWPAYLRGVLAFSAVSLLFLYLLQRVQGSLPGSLGFVSIDPDQAFNTAASFVANTNWQSYYGEQAMGHVVQTGGLAVQNFVSAAVGMAVAVALVRGFARSRTGELGNFWSDLVRGTVRILLPISVLGALVLVACGAIQNFSGIHEVGQFMGGSQQWNGGAVASQEVIKELGTNGGGYFNANSAHPFENPNGFTNLFEAFLILVIPFALTRTFGRMVGSLKQGYAILGTMAAIWIGFIALMMWTEFAHHGPAFDIAGGAMEGKENRFGVAGSSIFAVTTTLTSTGAVDSFHSSFTGFGGGITMLGMQLGEIAPGGVGSGLYGMLIMAIIAVFLAGLMVGRTPEYLGKKIGTREIKLAACYILITPALALGFTAAAMALPTPGNSMTNSGAHGFSEILYAYTSGANNNGSAFAGLNADTQWFNTTIGLAMLLGRFVPMVFVLALAGSLAEQKPVPETSGTLSTHKPLFSGLLVGAVMIVTGLTYFPALALGPLAEGLAS